The following proteins come from a genomic window of Anopheles ziemanni chromosome 3, idAnoZiCoDA_A2_x.2, whole genome shotgun sequence:
- the LOC131285373 gene encoding platelet-derived growth factor receptor beta-like gives MAQAKDIMVHEPFTTVAVKQTKDCGRASIIQGMISEIKMMILVGQHLNIVNFLGTVTENIESNELMIILEYCRYGNVLSFMQSKRSTFVNCIDDLPITWISSIMNPEPGESDPDDESQMSLRTTDLVCWATQIAFGMEYLSSKNIFHGDLAARNVLLCEKGVVKIADFGLAREFNCVTHYKKARNDRVPFKWMALESIFEHKFSIKTDVWSYGVLLWELFTLGMPPYPTLAVNDEFFQKLRDGYRLDKPMYANEDIYATMLSYITKPSGVQLSSPPPPALEPRMHMILKAFH, from the exons ATGGCCCAGGCGAAGGATATTATGGTCCACGAACCATTCACAACCGTTGCCGTCAAGCAAACGAAAGACTGTGGACGTGCTTCGATCATCCAAGGAATGATCTCGGAGATCAAGATGATGATTCTGGTCGGCCAGCATTTGAACATCGTCAATTTCTTAGGAACGGTTACTGAAAACATTGAAAGTA ATGAACTGATGATCATCTTGGAGTATTGCCGATATGGCAACGTGCTTAGCTTCATGCAGTCTAAAAGATCGACATTCGTGAATTGTATCGATGATCTACCTATCACTTGGATTAGTTCTATTATGAATCCTGAACCAGGCGAGAGCGACCCAGACGACGAATCCCAGATGAGCTTGCGAACCACGGATCTCGTCTGCTGGGCCACACAGATCGCGTTTGGGATGGAGTACTTGTCGTCCAAGAACATATTCCATGGAGATCTAGCCGCTCGCAATGTCCTGCTCTGCGAGAAAGGTGTGGTGAAGATCGCCGACTTTGGTCTGGCCCGAGAGTTCAACTGCGTTACGCACTATAAGAAAGCTCGCAACGACCGTGTGCCCTTCAAGTGGATGGCTCTGGAGAGCATCTTTGAGCATAAGTTCAGTATCAAAACGGATGTTTGGTCTTACGGCGTGTTGTTGTGGGAGTTGTTCACTCTCGGAATGCCACCGTATCCCACTCTGGCAGTGAACGACGAGTTCTTCCAAAAACTACGGGACGGATATCGATTGGATAAACCGATGTACGCCAATGAGGATATTTATGCCACTATGCTGTCAT ACATCACCAAACCTTCCGGCGTTCAGCTGTCATCACCGCCTCCACCGGCACTGGAGCCCCGGATGCACATGATCCTAAAAGCGTTCCACTGA